In the genome of Pseudomonas bubulae, one region contains:
- a CDS encoding 4-hydroxyproline epimerase, producing MKQVHIIDSHTGGEPTRVVIKGFPQLAGRSIAEQRDTLRDQHDQWRRACLLEPRGNDVLVGALYCEPVSADATCGVIFFNNAGYLGMCGHGTIGLIASLHHLGQIEIGEHKIDTPVGPVTATLHPDGKVTVGNVPSYRYRQQVAVEVPGHGRVQGDIAWGGNWFFLVSDHGKTLQLDNVEALTEYTWTMLKALEAQGIHGEDGALIDHIELFADDDKADSRNFVMCPGKAYDRSPCGTGTSAKLACLAADGKLAPGQPWVQASITASQFVGSYQWDGERIRPFITGQAFMTADSMLLIDEKDPFAWGI from the coding sequence ATGAAGCAAGTCCATATCATTGATTCACATACCGGCGGCGAACCTACCCGCGTGGTGATCAAAGGCTTCCCGCAACTGGCCGGGCGCAGCATTGCCGAGCAGCGCGACACCCTGCGCGACCAGCATGACCAATGGCGCCGGGCCTGCCTGCTGGAGCCCCGAGGCAACGATGTACTGGTCGGTGCACTGTACTGCGAGCCCGTGTCGGCGGATGCCACGTGCGGGGTGATCTTCTTCAACAATGCCGGTTATCTGGGCATGTGCGGCCACGGCACCATCGGCCTGATCGCCTCCCTGCATCACCTGGGCCAGATCGAGATCGGCGAGCACAAGATCGACACCCCGGTCGGCCCGGTCACCGCCACCCTGCATCCAGATGGCAAGGTCACCGTAGGCAATGTGCCCTCCTACCGCTACCGCCAGCAGGTCGCCGTTGAGGTGCCGGGGCATGGCCGTGTGCAGGGCGATATTGCCTGGGGCGGCAACTGGTTCTTCCTGGTCTCCGATCACGGCAAGACACTGCAACTGGACAATGTCGAAGCCCTGACCGAGTACACCTGGACCATGCTCAAGGCCCTTGAGGCACAGGGTATCCACGGCGAAGACGGTGCCCTGATCGACCATATCGAACTGTTTGCCGACGACGACAAGGCCGACAGCCGCAACTTTGTCATGTGCCCGGGCAAGGCCTATGACCGCTCGCCCTGTGGCACCGGCACCAGCGCCAAGCTGGCGTGCCTGGCCGCCGACGGCAAGCTGGCTCCAGGCCAGCCCTGGGTGCAGGCCAGCATCACCGCCAGCCAGTTTGTCGGCAGTTATCAATGGGACGGCGAGCGCATTCGCCCGTTCATTACCGGCCAAGCCTTTATGACTGCCGACAGCATGCTGCTGATTGACGAAAAAGATCCTTTCGCGTGGGGCATTTAA